CAAATTTTCGACGGGCAGGGACAAGAGGTCGGCCGCCTCCCCCTTCTGCCGCAGAAGGACCTTTCCCCCCACGATCCGTCCCGGTTCGGAGACGAGCCGGAGCACGGACATCGCCGTCACCGACTTGCCGCTCCCCGACTCGCCGACGATCCCGAGCGTCCCGCCTTCCGGAACCTCGAGGCTCACGCCGTCGACCGCCTTCACCACGCCGGCGGACGTGAAGAAGTGGGTCTTCAGGCCTTCGATTTTCAATAACGCATTCATCAAATCTTCATCCGCGGATCGATCGCGTCCCGCAAGCCTTCTCCTACCAAATTGTAGGCGGTAATGCTTATGAAAATGGCGAGCCCGGGGAAAAACGCCAGCCACCAGGCGATGTCCATGAAGTCCCGCGACTGCGAGAGGATCTCGCCCCAGGACGGCGTCGGCGGCTGGACGCCGAACCCCAAAAACGACAGGCTCGATTCGATAAGAATCGACGACGCGACGCCGAAGGTGGCCGAGACGAAGACGGGCGCCAGGCTGTTGGGCAGGATGTGGCGGAAGATGATCCGGGCGTTCCCCGCCCCGACGATCTTGCCCGCCATCACGAAGTCCTGCTTCCTCAGTTTGAGAAACTCGCCCCGCACGAGGCGGGCGATGCCCGGCCAGCTCGTGAGCCCGATCACGATCATGATGTTGACGAGCGACGGACCGATGAACGCGAGCACGGCGAGGATGAGGAAAAAGGTCGGAAAGCAGATCATGACCTCGATGGCGCGCGAAACGACGACGTCCACCCAGCCTCCGAAGTAACCCGCCAAGGCCCCCAAGAGGACGCCGATGGCGACGTAGAGGGCGACGGAGATCAGCCCCACCGTCAGCGAGATGCGGGTGCCGAAAACCATCCGGGCCCAGATATCCCTCCCCTCCTCGTCCGTGCCCAGCCAGTGGGCCGCGGAGGGCGGCTTGAGAATCGAGCCCAGGTCGTAGGCGGTCGGGGAATGGGCGCTGAGGTGGGGCGCGAGGGCCGCGACGGCGAAGAGAACGAGGACGAACGCGAGGCCCGCGACGGCCATCCTGTTTTTGGAGAACTGCTGCCAGA
Above is a genomic segment from bacterium containing:
- a CDS encoding ABC transporter permease — translated: MNLRFIWQQFSKNRMAVAGLAFVLVLFAVAALAPHLSAHSPTAYDLGSILKPPSAAHWLGTDEEGRDIWARMVFGTRISLTVGLISVALYVAIGVLLGALAGYFGGWVDVVVSRAIEVMICFPTFFLILAVLAFIGPSLVNIMIVIGLTSWPGIARLVRGEFLKLRKQDFVMAGKIVGAGNARIIFRHILPNSLAPVFVSATFGVASSILIESSLSFLGFGVQPPTPSWGEILSQSRDFMDIAWWLAFFPGLAIFISITAYNLVGEGLRDAIDPRMKI